A part of Streptomyces sp. NBC_01497 genomic DNA contains:
- the rplJ gene encoding 50S ribosomal protein L10, giving the protein MARPDKAAAVAELTEQFRSSNAAVLTEYRGLTVAQLKELRRSLGGNAQYAVVKNTLTKIAANEAGINTLDDLFAGPTAVAFVTGDPVMSAKGLRDFAKDNPNLVIKGGVLDGKALSADEIKKLADLESREVLLAKLAGAMKAKPSQAAALFQALPSKFVRTAEALRAKRADEQGGAE; this is encoded by the coding sequence ATGGCAAGGCCCGACAAGGCCGCCGCGGTGGCCGAGCTGACGGAGCAGTTCCGCAGCTCGAACGCCGCAGTGCTGACCGAGTACCGGGGTCTCACCGTGGCGCAGCTCAAGGAGCTGCGCCGCTCGCTCGGTGGGAACGCCCAGTACGCCGTGGTGAAGAACACGCTGACCAAGATCGCGGCCAACGAGGCCGGGATCAACACGCTGGACGACCTGTTCGCGGGTCCGACGGCTGTGGCCTTCGTCACCGGTGACCCGGTGATGTCGGCGAAGGGTCTTCGTGACTTCGCCAAGGACAACCCCAACCTCGTCATCAAGGGCGGTGTCCTTGACGGCAAGGCGCTGTCCGCCGACGAGATCAAGAAGCTTGCGGACCTCGAGTCCCGCGAGGTTCTGCTCGCCAAGCTGGCGGGCGCCATGAAGGCGAAGCCCTCGCAGGCTGCCGCGCTCTTCCAGGCGCTCCCCTCGAAGTTCGTCCGCACCGCGGAGGCGCTTCGTGCCAAGAGGGCCGACGAGCAGGGCGGTGCCGAGTAA
- a CDS encoding pyridoxal phosphate-dependent aminotransferase produces MSAASPSAERRVSARVGAISESATLAVDAKAKALKAAGRPVIGFGAGEPDFPTPDYIVEAAVEACRNPKFHRYTPAGGLPELKAAIAAKTLRDSGYEVDPAQILVTNGGKQAIYEAFAAILDPGDEVLVPAPYWTTYPESIRLAGGVPVDVVADETTGYRVSVEQLEAARTARTKVLLFVSPSNPTGAVYSKEDTEAIGRWAVEHGLWVLTDEIYEHLVYGDAVFTSLPVAVPELRDKCVVVNGVAKTYAMTGWRVGWAIGPKDVIKAAANLQSHATSNVANVSQAAAIAAVSGDLSAVAEMRSAFDRRRRTIVRMLNEIDGVLCPEPEGAFYAYPSVKALLGKEIRGSRPESSVELAALILEEVEVAVVPGEAFGTPGYLRLSYALGDEDLVEGVSRIQKLLAEAKD; encoded by the coding sequence ATGAGCGCTGCATCCCCTTCCGCCGAGCGCCGGGTGTCCGCGCGCGTCGGCGCGATCTCCGAGTCCGCCACCCTCGCCGTCGACGCCAAGGCAAAGGCCCTCAAGGCCGCCGGACGCCCGGTGATCGGGTTCGGCGCGGGCGAGCCCGACTTCCCCACGCCCGACTACATCGTCGAGGCAGCCGTCGAGGCCTGCCGGAACCCGAAGTTCCACCGCTACACCCCGGCCGGCGGCCTCCCCGAGCTGAAGGCCGCCATCGCCGCGAAGACCCTCCGTGACTCGGGTTACGAGGTCGACCCCGCGCAGATCCTCGTGACCAACGGGGGGAAGCAGGCCATCTACGAGGCGTTCGCCGCGATCCTCGACCCGGGCGACGAGGTCCTCGTACCGGCGCCGTACTGGACCACCTACCCCGAGTCGATCCGCCTCGCCGGCGGCGTCCCGGTCGACGTGGTGGCCGACGAGACCACCGGCTACCGGGTCTCCGTCGAGCAGTTGGAGGCCGCGCGCACCGCGCGGACGAAGGTGCTGCTGTTCGTGTCGCCGTCCAACCCGACGGGCGCCGTGTACAGCAAGGAGGACACCGAGGCCATCGGCCGCTGGGCCGTCGAGCACGGCCTGTGGGTGCTGACCGACGAGATCTACGAGCACCTCGTCTACGGCGACGCCGTCTTCACCTCGCTGCCGGTCGCCGTGCCCGAGCTGCGCGACAAGTGCGTCGTCGTCAACGGCGTGGCCAAGACGTACGCCATGACTGGCTGGCGGGTGGGCTGGGCCATCGGCCCGAAGGACGTCATCAAGGCCGCCGCGAACCTCCAGTCGCACGCGACGTCCAACGTCGCGAACGTCTCGCAGGCCGCCGCGATCGCCGCCGTCTCCGGCGACCTGTCGGCGGTGGCCGAAATGCGCTCCGCCTTCGACCGGCGCCGCCGGACGATCGTGCGGATGCTGAACGAGATCGACGGCGTGCTCTGCCCCGAGCCGGAGGGCGCGTTCTACGCGTACCCGTCGGTGAAGGCACTGCTCGGCAAGGAGATCCGCGGCTCCCGCCCGGAGTCCTCGGTCGAGCTCGCCGCGCTCATCCTCGAAGAGGTCGAGGTCGCGGTTGTACCGGGAGAGGCGTTCGGCACCCCCGGCTACCTGCGGCTGTCGTACGCGCTCGGTGACGAGGACCTGGTGGAGGGTGTCTCCCGGATCCAGAAGCTGCTGGCCGAGGCCAAGGACTGA
- the secE gene encoding preprotein translocase subunit SecE has protein sequence MTDAVGSIDKPDADDESPESQEKKPRKGGKRGKKGPMGRLALFYRQVVAELRKVVWPTRNQLSTYTTVVIVFVVIMIGLVTVIDYGFNQAIKSVFG, from the coding sequence GTGACGGACGCCGTGGGCTCCATCGACAAGCCTGATGCGGACGACGAGTCGCCTGAGTCGCAGGAGAAGAAGCCCCGCAAGGGTGGCAAGCGCGGAAAGAAAGGTCCCATGGGCCGTCTCGCGCTCTTCTACCGCCAGGTCGTCGCCGAGCTGCGCAAGGTCGTCTGGCCGACACGTAACCAGCTGTCGACGTACACCACTGTGGTGATTGTCTTCGTTGTCATCATGATCGGTCTGGTGACCGTGATTGACTATGGCTTCAACCAAGCAATCAAGTCCGTTTTCGGCTGA
- a CDS encoding adenosine deaminase, whose protein sequence is MLSTTAPTRHAPARPRDLRLLPKAHLHLHFTGSMRPTTLIELAEKYRVHLPEALTSGEPPKLSATDERGWFRFQRLYDLARSCLKEPDDIRRLVREAAEEDVRDGSRWLEIQVDPTSYAPHLGGLIPALEIILDAVESASRETGLGMRVLVAANRMKHPLEARTLARLAVRYADHGVVGFGLSNDERRGMARDFDRAFAIARQGGLLAAPHGGELTGPSSVRDCLDDLRAARIGHGVRAAEDPALVRRLADSGVTCEVCPASNVALGVYAKPADVPLRTLFEAGVPMALGADDPLLFGSRLAAQYEFAREHHGFTDEELAELARQSLRASAAPEGVKAELLADVDAWLAS, encoded by the coding sequence ATGTTGAGCACGACCGCCCCCACCCGGCACGCCCCCGCCCGCCCGCGCGATCTGCGGCTGCTGCCGAAGGCCCACCTGCACCTGCACTTCACGGGATCGATGCGGCCCACGACCCTCATCGAACTGGCCGAGAAGTACCGCGTCCACCTGCCGGAGGCGCTGACGAGCGGCGAGCCGCCGAAGCTCAGCGCGACCGACGAGCGCGGCTGGTTCCGCTTCCAGCGCCTGTACGACCTCGCGCGGTCGTGCCTGAAGGAGCCGGACGACATCCGGCGGCTCGTCCGGGAGGCCGCCGAGGAGGACGTACGGGACGGTTCCCGCTGGCTGGAGATCCAGGTCGACCCGACGTCGTACGCACCGCACCTCGGCGGGCTGATCCCCGCCCTGGAGATCATCCTGGACGCGGTGGAGTCCGCGTCCCGCGAGACGGGGCTCGGCATGCGGGTCTTGGTCGCGGCGAACCGGATGAAGCATCCGCTGGAGGCGCGCACCCTGGCGCGGCTCGCGGTGCGCTACGCCGATCACGGCGTCGTCGGTTTCGGCCTCTCCAACGACGAACGGCGCGGGATGGCACGCGACTTCGACCGCGCCTTCGCGATCGCCCGGCAGGGCGGACTGCTGGCCGCGCCGCACGGCGGAGAGCTGACCGGCCCCTCGTCCGTACGCGACTGCCTGGACGACCTGCGCGCCGCGCGCATCGGGCACGGGGTCCGGGCCGCCGAGGACCCGGCGCTGGTGCGCCGGCTCGCCGACTCGGGCGTCACCTGCGAGGTCTGCCCCGCCTCGAACGTGGCACTGGGCGTGTACGCGAAACCCGCGGACGTCCCCCTGCGGACGCTGTTCGAAGCGGGCGTGCCGATGGCGCTCGGGGCGGACGACCCGCTGCTGTTCGGCTCCCGCCTCGCGGCGCAGTACGAGTTCGCGCGCGAGCACCACGGCTTCACGGACGAGGAACTCGCGGAACTGGCCCGGCAGTCGCTGCGGGCATCGGCCGCCCCGGAGGGCGTGAAGGCGGAACTGCTCGCGGACGTGGACGCCTGGCTGGCCTCCTGA
- the rpoB gene encoding DNA-directed RNA polymerase subunit beta produces the protein MAASRNASTTNTNNGASTAPLRISFAKIKEPLEVPNLLALQTESFDWLLGNAAWKARVEAALDSGQDVPRKSGLEEIFEEISPIEDFSGSMSLTFRDHRFEPPKNSIDECKERDFTFAAPLFVTAEFTNNETGEIKSQTVFMGDFPLMTNKGTFVINGTERVVVSQLVRSPGVYFDSSIDKTSDKDIFSAKIIPSRGAWLEMEIDKRDMVGVRIDRKRKQSVTVLLKALGWTTEQILDEFGEYESMRATLEKDHTQGQDDALLDIYRKLRPGEPPTREAAQTLLENLYFNPKRYDLAKVGRYKVNKKLGADEPLDAGVLTTDDVIATIKYLVKLHAGETETVSSSGSEIVVETDDIDHFGNRRLRNVGELIQNQVRTGLARMERVVRERMTTQDVEAITPQTLINIRPVVASIKEFFGTSQLSQFMDQNNPLSGLTHKRRLSALGPGGLSRERAGFEVRDVHPSHYGRMCPIETPEGPNIGLIGSLASYGRVNAFGFVETPYRRVTGGVVTDEVDYLTADEEDRFVIAQANAPLTEELRFEETRVLVRRRGGEVDYVPGDDVDYMDVSPRQMVSVATAMIPFLEHDDANRALMGANMMRQAVPLITSEAPLVGTGMEYRCAVDAGDVIKAEKAGVVQEVSADYVTVTNDDGTYNTYRIAKFFRSNQGTSVNQKVVVAEGDRVIEGQVLADGPATELGEMALGKNLLVAFMPWEGHNYEDAIILSQRLVQDDVLSSIHIEEHEVDARDTKLGPEEITRDIPNVSEEVLADLDERGIIRIGAEVRDTDILVGKVTPKGETELTPEERLLRAIFGEKAREVRDTSLKVPHGETGKVIGVRVFDREEGDELPPGVNQLVRVYVAQKRKITDGDKLAGRHGNKGVISKILPIEDMPFLEDGTPVDIILNPLGVPSRMNPGQVLEIHLGWLASQGWDVSGLNDEWATRLQAIAADKVEPRTNVATPVFDGAREDELAGLLEHTIPNRDGERMVQPSGKARMFDGRSGEPFPEPISVGYMYILKLHHLVDDKLHARSTGPYSMITQQPLGGKAQFGGQRFGEMEVWALEAYGAAYALQELLTIKSDDVTGRVKVYEAIVKGENIPEPGIPESFKVLIKEMQSLCLNVEVLSSDGMSIEMRDTDEDVFRAAEELGIDLSRREPSSVEEV, from the coding sequence TTGGCCGCCTCGCGCAACGCCTCGACCACGAATACGAACAACGGCGCAAGCACCGCCCCGCTGCGCATCTCCTTTGCAAAGATCAAGGAGCCTCTCGAGGTTCCGAACCTCCTCGCGCTCCAGACCGAGAGCTTCGACTGGCTGCTCGGCAACGCCGCGTGGAAGGCTCGCGTCGAGGCGGCTCTGGACAGCGGTCAGGACGTCCCCAGGAAGTCCGGTCTTGAGGAGATCTTCGAAGAGATCTCCCCGATCGAGGACTTCTCCGGGTCGATGTCGCTGACGTTCCGCGACCACCGTTTCGAGCCTCCCAAGAACTCGATCGACGAGTGCAAGGAGCGCGACTTCACGTTCGCGGCTCCGCTGTTCGTCACTGCCGAGTTCACCAACAACGAGACCGGCGAGATCAAGTCCCAGACGGTCTTCATGGGCGACTTCCCGCTCATGACGAACAAGGGCACCTTCGTCATCAACGGCACCGAGCGTGTCGTGGTGTCGCAGCTCGTCCGCTCGCCGGGCGTCTACTTCGACTCCTCCATCGACAAGACGTCCGACAAGGACATCTTCTCCGCGAAGATCATCCCGTCCCGGGGTGCCTGGCTGGAGATGGAGATCGACAAGCGCGACATGGTCGGTGTCCGCATCGACCGCAAGCGCAAGCAGTCCGTGACCGTCCTGCTCAAGGCCCTCGGCTGGACGACCGAGCAGATCCTTGACGAGTTCGGCGAGTACGAGTCCATGCGCGCCACCCTGGAGAAGGACCACACCCAGGGGCAGGACGACGCGCTGCTCGACATCTACCGCAAGCTCCGCCCGGGCGAGCCGCCCACGCGTGAGGCCGCGCAGACGCTTCTGGAGAACCTGTACTTCAACCCGAAGCGCTACGACCTGGCGAAGGTCGGCCGTTACAAGGTCAACAAGAAGCTCGGTGCGGACGAGCCGCTGGACGCCGGCGTGCTCACCACCGACGACGTCATCGCGACCATCAAGTACCTGGTCAAGCTGCACGCGGGCGAGACCGAGACGGTCAGCTCCAGCGGGTCGGAGATCGTCGTCGAGACCGACGACATCGACCACTTCGGCAACCGCCGTCTGCGCAACGTCGGCGAGCTCATCCAGAACCAGGTCCGTACGGGCCTCGCGAGGATGGAGCGCGTCGTGCGCGAGCGCATGACGACGCAGGACGTCGAGGCGATCACGCCGCAGACACTGATCAACATCCGGCCGGTCGTCGCCTCCATCAAGGAGTTCTTCGGCACCAGCCAGCTGTCGCAGTTCATGGACCAGAACAACCCGCTCTCCGGGCTCACCCACAAGCGCCGCCTGTCGGCTCTTGGCCCCGGTGGTCTCTCCCGTGAGCGGGCCGGCTTCGAGGTCCGTGACGTGCACCCCTCGCACTACGGCCGCATGTGCCCGATCGAGACGCCGGAAGGCCCGAACATCGGCCTGATCGGCTCGCTCGCCTCCTACGGACGCGTCAACGCGTTCGGCTTCGTCGAGACGCCGTACCGCCGGGTCACCGGCGGTGTCGTCACCGACGAGGTCGACTACCTGACGGCCGACGAGGAGGACCGCTTCGTCATCGCGCAGGCCAACGCGCCGCTGACGGAGGAGCTGCGGTTCGAGGAGACCCGCGTCCTGGTCCGCCGCCGTGGCGGCGAGGTCGACTACGTCCCGGGTGACGACGTCGACTACATGGACGTCTCGCCGCGCCAGATGGTGTCGGTCGCGACGGCCATGATCCCGTTCCTTGAGCACGACGACGCCAACCGCGCCCTCATGGGCGCGAACATGATGCGTCAGGCCGTGCCGCTGATCACGTCCGAGGCGCCGCTCGTCGGCACCGGCATGGAGTACCGCTGCGCGGTCGACGCCGGTGACGTCATCAAGGCGGAGAAGGCGGGTGTGGTCCAGGAGGTCTCCGCGGACTACGTCACCGTCACCAACGACGACGGCACGTACAACACGTACCGGATCGCGAAGTTCTTCCGCTCCAACCAGGGCACCTCGGTCAACCAGAAGGTCGTCGTGGCCGAGGGTGACCGGGTCATCGAGGGCCAGGTCCTCGCCGACGGTCCGGCCACGGAACTCGGCGAGATGGCGCTCGGCAAGAACCTGCTCGTGGCGTTCATGCCGTGGGAGGGCCACAACTACGAGGACGCGATCATCCTCAGCCAGCGTCTGGTGCAGGACGACGTCCTCTCCTCGATCCACATCGAGGAGCACGAGGTCGACGCCCGTGACACCAAGCTCGGCCCCGAGGAGATCACCCGGGACATCCCGAACGTCTCCGAGGAGGTCCTCGCCGACCTGGACGAGCGCGGCATCATCCGCATCGGCGCCGAGGTCCGCGACACCGACATCCTCGTCGGCAAGGTCACGCCGAAGGGCGAGACCGAGCTGACGCCGGAGGAGCGGCTGCTGCGCGCGATCTTCGGTGAGAAGGCGCGTGAGGTCCGTGACACCTCGCTGAAGGTGCCGCACGGCGAGACCGGCAAGGTCATCGGCGTCCGTGTCTTCGACCGCGAGGAGGGCGACGAGCTGCCGCCCGGCGTCAACCAGCTGGTCCGCGTGTACGTGGCGCAGAAGCGCAAGATCACGGACGGCGACAAGCTGGCCGGCCGCCACGGCAACAAGGGCGTCATCTCGAAGATCCTGCCGATCGAGGACATGCCGTTCCTGGAGGACGGCACCCCGGTCGACATCATCCTCAACCCGCTCGGTGTCCCGTCCCGGATGAACCCGGGGCAGGTCCTGGAGATCCATCTCGGCTGGCTCGCCAGCCAGGGCTGGGACGTCTCGGGGCTGAACGACGAGTGGGCGACGCGCCTCCAGGCGATCGCCGCTGACAAGGTCGAGCCGCGTACCAACGTGGCGACCCCGGTCTTCGACGGCGCCCGCGAGGACGAACTGGCCGGTCTGCTGGAGCACACCATCCCGAACCGCGACGGCGAGCGCATGGTGCAGCCGTCCGGCAAGGCGCGGATGTTCGACGGCCGCTCCGGCGAACCGTTCCCGGAACCGATCTCGGTCGGTTACATGTACATCCTCAAGCTGCACCACCTGGTCGACGACAAGCTCCACGCCCGCTCGACCGGCCCGTACTCCATGATCACCCAGCAGCCCCTGGGTGGTAAGGCGCAGTTCGGTGGTCAGCGCTTCGGTGAGATGGAGGTGTGGGCACTGGAGGCGTACGGCGCCGCCTACGCCCTGCAGGAGCTCCTGACGATCAAGTCCGACGACGTCACCGGCCGCGTGAAGGTCTACGAGGCCATCGTCAAGGGCGAGAACATCCCCGAGCCCGGCATCCCCGAGTCCTTCAAGGTGCTCATCAAGGAAATGCAGTCTCTCTGCCTCAACGTGGAGGTGCTGTCCTCGGACGGCATGTCCATCGAGATGCGGGACACGGACGAGGACGTGTTCCGTGCGGCGGAGGAGCTCGGCATCGACCTGTCCCGGCGGGAGCCGAGCAGCGTCGAAGAGGTCTGA
- the nusG gene encoding transcription termination/antitermination protein NusG has product MSDPNLNDARESAESAADDADLAAAADAVEPDEAEELTDEATADADEKPDESVESATAGEDEASDESADADAEPGEDTEAAVEDPESGEDVEATTDEVEQAEVEAVVEAPADPVAALRDELRGLPGEWYVIHTYAGYEKRVKANLEQRAVSLNVEEFIYQAEVPEEEIVQIKNGERKNVRQNKLPGYVLVRMDLTNESWGVVRNTPGVTGFVGNAYDPYPLTLDEIVKMLAPEAEEKAAREAAEAEGKPMPARKVEVQVLDFEVGDSVTVTDGPFATLQATINEISADSRKVKGLVEIFGRETPVELSFDQIQKN; this is encoded by the coding sequence GTGTCTGACCCGAACCTGAACGACGCCCGCGAATCGGCCGAGTCCGCTGCGGACGATGCCGACCTCGCAGCGGCGGCGGACGCTGTCGAGCCAGACGAGGCGGAAGAGCTGACCGACGAGGCCACGGCCGACGCGGACGAGAAGCCCGACGAGAGTGTCGAGAGCGCCACGGCCGGCGAGGACGAAGCGTCCGACGAGAGTGCCGACGCGGACGCGGAGCCCGGTGAGGACACCGAGGCCGCGGTCGAGGACCCGGAGTCCGGCGAGGACGTCGAGGCCACGACCGACGAGGTCGAGCAGGCCGAGGTCGAGGCCGTCGTCGAGGCGCCCGCCGACCCGGTCGCGGCCCTCCGTGACGAACTGCGGGGACTCCCCGGCGAGTGGTACGTGATCCACACCTACGCGGGCTACGAGAAGCGCGTGAAGGCCAACCTGGAGCAGCGTGCGGTCTCGCTCAACGTCGAGGAGTTCATCTACCAGGCCGAGGTCCCCGAGGAAGAGATCGTCCAGATCAAGAACGGCGAGCGCAAGAACGTGCGGCAGAACAAGCTGCCCGGCTACGTGCTCGTCCGGATGGACCTGACGAACGAGTCCTGGGGCGTCGTCCGCAACACCCCCGGTGTCACGGGCTTCGTCGGCAACGCGTACGACCCGTACCCGCTGACGCTCGACGAGATCGTGAAGATGCTCGCTCCCGAGGCCGAGGAGAAGGCGGCCCGCGAGGCGGCCGAGGCCGAGGGCAAGCCGATGCCGGCCCGCAAGGTCGAGGTGCAGGTCCTGGACTTCGAGGTGGGCGACTCGGTCACCGTCACCGACGGCCCGTTCGCGACGCTGCAGGCGACGATCAACGAGATCAGCGCCGACTCGCGCAAGGTCAAGGGCCTGGTGGAGATCTTCGGCCGGGAGACCCCGGTCGAGCTGAGCTTCGACCAGATCCAGAAGAACTGA
- the rplA gene encoding 50S ribosomal protein L1, protein MKRSKALRAADAKIDQERAYAPLEAVRLAKDVNSAKFDGTVEVAMRLGVDPRKADQMVRGTVNLPHGTGKTARVLVFATGDRAEAARAAGADIVGADELIDEVAKGRLDFDAVVATPDLMGKVGRLGRVLGPRGLMPNPKTGTVTPDVTKAVTDIKGGKIEFRVDKHSNLHFIIGKISFDETKLVENYAAALEEINRLKPSAAKGRYIKTATLATTMGPGIPLDSNRTRNLLEEDPAVI, encoded by the coding sequence GTGAAGCGCAGCAAGGCTCTCCGCGCAGCGGATGCCAAGATCGACCAGGAGCGCGCGTACGCGCCCCTGGAGGCCGTTCGTCTGGCCAAGGACGTCAACTCCGCGAAGTTCGACGGCACCGTCGAGGTCGCCATGCGCCTGGGCGTCGACCCGCGCAAGGCGGACCAGATGGTCCGTGGCACCGTGAACCTTCCGCACGGCACCGGCAAGACCGCCCGGGTCCTGGTCTTCGCGACCGGTGACCGTGCCGAGGCAGCGCGTGCCGCGGGCGCCGACATCGTCGGCGCCGACGAGCTCATCGACGAGGTCGCGAAGGGGCGTCTGGACTTCGACGCCGTCGTCGCCACCCCGGACCTCATGGGCAAGGTCGGCCGCCTCGGCCGCGTGCTCGGCCCGCGTGGTCTGATGCCGAACCCGAAGACCGGAACGGTCACCCCGGACGTCACGAAGGCTGTGACGGACATCAAGGGCGGCAAGATCGAGTTCCGCGTCGACAAGCACTCGAACCTGCACTTCATCATCGGCAAGATCTCGTTCGACGAGACCAAGCTGGTGGAGAACTACGCCGCGGCGCTCGAAGAGATCAACCGTCTCAAGCCGTCGGCCGCCAAGGGCCGCTACATCAAGACGGCCACGCTGGCCACCACGATGGGCCCCGGCATCCCGCTCGACTCCAACCGCACCCGGAACCTCCTGGAGGAGGACCCGGCTGTGATCTGA
- the rplK gene encoding 50S ribosomal protein L11 translates to MPPKKKKVTGLIKLQIKAGAANPAPPVGPALGQHGVNIMEFCKAYNAATESQRGMVVPVEITVYDDRSFTFITKTPPAAKLILKAAGVDKGSGEPHVKKVAKLTRDQVRDIANTKMPDLNANDIEAAEKIIAGTARSMGITVEG, encoded by the coding sequence ATGCCTCCCAAGAAGAAGAAGGTCACGGGGCTGATCAAGCTCCAGATCAAGGCCGGCGCGGCCAACCCGGCACCGCCGGTCGGCCCCGCGCTCGGTCAGCACGGCGTCAACATCATGGAGTTCTGCAAGGCCTACAACGCCGCGACCGAGTCGCAGCGTGGCATGGTCGTGCCGGTGGAGATCACGGTCTACGACGACCGCTCCTTCACCTTCATCACCAAGACCCCCCCGGCCGCCAAGCTGATCCTCAAGGCCGCGGGTGTGGACAAGGGCTCCGGCGAGCCGCACGTCAAGAAGGTCGCGAAGCTGACGCGCGACCAGGTGCGGGACATCGCCAACACGAAGATGCCCGACCTCAACGCGAACGACATCGAGGCCGCGGAGAAGATCATCGCGGGCACCGCTCGTTCCATGGGCATCACGGTCGAGGGCTGA
- the rplL gene encoding 50S ribosomal protein L7/L12: MAKLSQDDLLSQFEDMTLIELSEFVKAFEDKFDVTAAAPVAAAAAAGPGAPAAEAAAEQDEFDVILTGAGEKKIQVIKVVRELTSLGLKEAKDLVDGAPKPVLEKVAKEAAEKAAESLKGAGASVEVK; encoded by the coding sequence ATGGCGAAGCTCAGCCAGGACGACCTGCTCTCGCAGTTCGAGGACATGACCCTCATCGAGCTCTCCGAGTTCGTGAAGGCGTTCGAGGACAAGTTCGACGTCACCGCCGCCGCCCCGGTCGCCGCTGCCGCCGCCGCCGGCCCGGGTGCCCCGGCCGCCGAGGCCGCTGCCGAGCAGGACGAGTTCGACGTCATCCTCACGGGTGCCGGCGAGAAGAAGATCCAGGTCATCAAGGTCGTGCGTGAGCTCACCTCGCTCGGCCTGAAGGAAGCCAAGGACCTCGTGGACGGCGCCCCGAAGCCCGTCCTTGAGAAGGTCGCCAAGGAGGCCGCTGAGAAGGCCGCCGAGTCCCTCAAGGGCGCCGGCGCCTCCGTCGAGGTCAAGTGA